From the genome of Dermochelys coriacea isolate rDerCor1 chromosome 1, rDerCor1.pri.v4, whole genome shotgun sequence:
cacaaaatggggaagagatggccagccctctgtagagatagaggtggttagggactatttagaaaagctggacgtgcacaagtccatggcgccggacgaattgcatccgagagtgctgagggaattggcggctgtgattgcagtcagcatggattcaccaagggaaggtcatgcctgactaatctaatcgccttttatgatgagattactggttctgtggatgaagggaaagcagtggatgtattgtttcttgactttagcaaagcttttgacacggtctcccacagcattcttgtcagcaagttaaggaagtatgggctggatgaatgcactataaggtgggtagaaagctggctagattgtcgggctcaacgggtagtgatcaatggctccatgtctagttggcagccggtgtcaagtggagtgccccaggggtcggtcctggggcccgttttgttcaatatcttcataaatgatctggaggatggtgtggattgcactctcagcaaatttgcggatgatactaaactgggaggagtggtagatacgctggaggggagggataggatacagaaggacctagacaaattggaggattgggccaaaagaaatctaatgaggttcaataaggataagtgcagggtcctgcacttaggatggaagaatccaatgcaccgctacagactagggaccgaatggctcggcagcagttctgcggaaaaggacctaggggtgacagtggacgagaagctggatatgagtcagcagtgtgcccttgttgccaagaaggccaatggcattttgggatgtataagtaggggcatagcgagcagatcgagggacgtgatcgttcccctctattcgacactggtgaggcctcatctggagtactgtgtccagttttgggccccacactacaagaaggatgtggataaattggaaagagtacagcgaagggcaacaaaaatgattaggggtctagagcacatgacttatgaggagaggctgagggaactgggattgtttagtctgtggaagagaagagtgagggggaatttgatagctgctttcaactacctgaaagggggttccagagaggttggatctagactgttctcaggggtagcagatgacagaacaaggagtaatggcctcaagttggaGTGatggtggtttaggttggatattaggaaaaaaaatttcactaggagggtggtgaaacactggaatgtgttacctagggaggtggtggaatctccttccttcaaagtttttaaggtcacgcttgacaaagccctggctgggatgatttagttggggattggtcctgctttgagcagagggttggactagatgacctcctgaggtcccttccaaccctgatattctatgattctatgagatacACAGAAAATCTGGAAATAAATGGACGATTTCTAGGATTCATTGATTACTCTGAGCAAGGGGATGCTGGTGCCATCTATCACAACGTTAAGCAGTTCTTACAAACATTGGGGATTGCAAACTTGCCAGTCATAGCCCAGTGTTCTGATGATGTCGCTGTCATGGCAGTTCGATGGTTCCCACAGACATTTCTTGGGCTTTTCCTGGACAGTTGTTTTCAGTCAGATCTGTTTAGAGCaccagttctcaaactatgggagGCACGGGAATGTGTAAAGGGAGGCGCAAGCTATATGGTTCTTTTTGTAAGTGCTCCGGCTGTCAGACCCAGGCAGCTGTAACTCAGGCAGAAGGTCCGTGCACACCCAGAGGGCATAAAGGGGACAGCCGGAGCCTCGGCCAACACAGGGTGACAGTGGAAGCCTGGGCTGACACACCAGGTGCTGTAGGAATCTACACTAGTCCCAGGAAGGGCTCTCTTAGCAACTGTGACATCTCAGATGTCCGTTGTGTGGTTCCCCCAACTActtaaaaacaaacttaaaaccAGTATCATCAGCGCGCTTACAGAAAGAAACAACTTACCTGAGAAATGGATCATTTTGCGACAATGGGAGAAAAGTGTACAACACAAGCCAAAGTGAGGGCAGCAGTGGAGGTTCCAGTAAAACACAGAATCTGAAAATATAATGAAGCTTATTTCAAACTATGCTTAACATGGAACGTGTCCAGCGATGCACAAAGATCTCCATGAGTTTTATGTGGCAAACAACAATATGTGACCCTGCACGCTACACCAGCCTCTCAAAACAAGACACTCTATCTTAGTATCTAAACCCATTGAGTTTTTTCAGAggattataagaacataagaacggccatactgagtcaaacCAAAGGCCCATTTAGCTGAgttccctgtcttctgacagtggccaatattaggtgccccagagggaatgaacagaagagggaatcatcaagtgatccatccccggtcacccattctcagcttctggcaaacagaggctagggacatcatccctgcccatcctggctaatagcccttgacgGACCCaatctccatgaatgtatctagttctttttaaaaccctgttatagtcttggccttcacaagatcctCTGGCAAAGATTTCCACAGGCTGACAGTGCATTGTAGGAGGACatacatccttttgtttgttttaaacctgctgcatattagtTTCATGGGTTATGTTCTTGTGTTAGGAACATAAGTAcctaagaatgaccatactgggtcagaccaaaggtccatctagcccagtgtcctgtcttccaacagtggccagtgccaggtgtcccagagggaatgaacagaacaggtcatcatcaagtgatccatcccctgtcgctcattcccagcttctggaaaacagaggctagggacaccatccctgcccataatggctaatagccattgatggacctatcctccatgaatttatctagttcttttttgaaccctgttaatgtcttgggccttcacaacatcctctggcaaggcgttccgcaggttgactgtctGTTGTGTggcattttatattatattatattatattatattatattatattatattatattatattatattatattatattatattatattatattatattatattatatagttcccatataattattattaccatacaaTTATTATTTCCATAtaaacctcgctggcacctgaccaaaatgaccaatgaggagacaagatactttcaaaagatggagggagggagaagaaaagtctctctctgtctatgtgtgtgatgcatttgccgggaacagaaaggaatggagtcttagaacttagtaagtaatctagctagatatacattcgattttatttgtttaaatggctgagaaaataagctgtgctgatggaatggatattcctgtttttgtgtctttttgtaacttaaggttttgcctagagggattctctatgttttgaatctaattaccctgtaaggtattgaCCATCCTGAtttcagaggtgattcttttactttttcttctattaaaattcttcttttaagaacctggttgctttttcattgttcttaagatccaagggtttgggtctgtgttcaactatgcaaattggtgaggatttttatcaaaccttccccaggaaagggggtggagggtttgggaggattttgtggggaaagatgtttccaaacgggctctttcccggttatatatctattagacatttggtggtggcagcgataaagtccaagggcaaaagataaaatagtttgtacctgggggaacttttaacctaagctggtaaacataatcttaggaggttttcatgcaggtccccacatctgtaccctagagttcagagtggggaaggaaccttgacaccatgtgAGATGAATGCGAGGTGATTTTGGCCCTGGGATTGGTGAAGGAATCACACAGTGAGTGGAGAAGTCCCCATGGTACTAGTTCTGATACAGGATAGCACAACCTGTTCCTACATCGATTTCTGAAATATGTACACACTATTGAAATTTGATGCTTACCCAATCAAAAGAGATGAATTACTAGAACAATTGGGAGTTGCCAGATATATATCCACCTTAGACCTCACAACGAGACACTGACAAATACTGCTGATGGCAGTATCCTGGGAGAAGAAATCCTTTTCCATGCCCTTTGTCCTGAATTAATTTAGGATCACATCATTTGGGCTCCACAGGGTGGCAGTTACTTCTCACAGCTAATCGACTAAATATTGCTACTGCATGGGTGGTATGCAGCACTATGCTGCTACGATCAATTGAAAACGTTTTTTGGTCCTATAGCTTATGGAATCATTTCCCACACATAGTGCAGATGGCAGTATATTACACACCCAAAAGAAGGCCATCATCAGTTGCTAGGCtgtgtagtaggaagagggcctgaaatCCCTTGCAGTAGAGGCTTGGTGTGAGTCCTGAGACTTGGCTTAAAGTAGTTAAAATTTTGCAgctataaagcaaagttaagttgtgagcaagGGACAGACTCGGCTTACAGAATCTGGCAGGAACAggactgatattgcagaaacacacattcctaagtagtGCTCGGCACAAGAGTAAATATGCAAACAGTTTCCAGAAAGCTGATACCAGAACACCTCGATGCCAAACCCGTTCCCCAAAGATAACGCTGACCCATCTTAAGGATAAGGTCAGGATAATGGCATAATGGATAGAGATGTTTGATGAAACTAACATGTACAAGATAATGGATGGCACCTGGATACGTCAATGGGTGGCACCTCAATACATTACATACACCCTGATACATCAGGAGTAATACTTAACTTGTTTGCATCTGTGCATAAAGATGTAGCTCAGAGGCAATGTCTTTCTCTGAATGAGGAGAGAATAGAAAGTCCCGCCATTCATGGAGCCAGTCCATTGTTttggcatacatgtgttagtgtacctgtaaccactgATCTGGGACATTAGCACAGTGCCTCGTTGGCAATAAAACTGACCAAGTTCCTTCACTGACAACCGACTGTGGATTTATTGGGCAGTTCAACTGGAGCCTGCTGTATGGGCTATCTGGCCAGAGTCAGTACATCAGGCAGAAAGAACAAAcgcacacagccaaacatctgtCAACAGGCTGAACAATTTGGAAGACTCAGTTTGTCCTGATAATCTGAGCCCCTGGGATCAGAGAATCATTTCTTCACTCCCGGGGGAGGCTCTCAAGCTGAAGTTCTGCAGTGTCTATtttctgctcctcctgctgctcacgGAACTGAGGGAATTGTCTGGAGTCCTGGCCAAGCTGAAAGTCCTCAGGGACTCTTCAGGAGAATCATAAAGGTTACTGTTCAGCATGGCGAGTGTCAGATGTGAGATTCATACACTGATTCTCAGGGCTTTGCCTTCCTAGTGCAGTAAGGAGATATCCTCTCTCTGCAGAGTGGAATTTCAGcaagttgcctttttctgaatttAAGTTAACACTGAAGGCTCAGGAAGGGTTCCAGGGTTCATGTCAAGAACCATCTGGGCAGAAATTCAGCAGCAAGTTGACTTGAACTCTTCAggattgtcaggtttcagagtggtagctgtgttagtctgtatcagcaaaaataatgatgccatgtacattagccaaaccagacagtctctccacaaaagaataaatggacacaaatctgacatcaggaatcataacactcaaaaaccagtaggagaacacttcagtagctctggtcactcaataacagacttaaaagtggcaattcttcaacaaaaaaagtcaaaaacagactccaacgtgaagctgccgaactggaattaatttgcaaactggatactatccAAGTAGGCCtgaatagaggctgggagtggttgggtcattacaaaacctaaatttaatttccccaatacaaatttctccctactgttattcatgccttcttgtcaactatctgtAATGGACCATTCTCTTACCcaccttgctctccccagctgatGAAAGGGCAgatgctggggagaagggtcctgccacctagaccCTCAGTGtgtgtggccactgccagagaaaGTGCCTTACCTGCAGTATCACAACAGAGCAGCCAGtgccctgggcaggaggcctgggacatgTGAGGGACAAACTGCGATCTTTCCTTATGTCCCAGAGACAGCTGTTTGTGATGTCCCTGTGCGTACTTAGCGATGTTCTTTGTTTCCTtgaacctttcccattttttgcttatttttcttacagttgctgtttaataacTTATATTTGGTTTGAACTTAATGtagtgatcagtgggtcagggaagtgtctGGTGTGAAGAGAGTACCACAGAATGGGGAAAGAGCCACCTTCCTGAATGGTTGTTTGCCCTTTTGTAGGGTGCTGGCACTGCCACAATCAGGACACAGCCTATCATGCCCAAATCTTATTTCCTTACCCAGATAAATCTTCAGGTACACTTACTCTATAGATTAACATATTATGACATATATTCATACATAGTAATATCGATTATCTCATCCCTGTAACCGTTACCCTTGGCCTAACTTATGACTTCCATGTCCTGCGGTGTATGCTGAAGTTACCAGTCTGTTCCACACCGATGGTAAACAGATTCAATTCTTTGTTCAGTTCCCTATTCAGTTCCCCAAAGTCAAGAGGGGTAACTGGTAGGCCATTTATCTACGCCAAAGGTTACAAACCCTTATACTAACTTGCTCTAGATAAtcatacaggatacaggcctgtaggttcatTGCATTACAGCCAACTATTATAATCAACAATTATGAATAACATATACTGGAATTCAGCATaaacaacctccccccccaaaaaataaaagaatcaatcaaacaaatgaaaaaaacacatTGTAGCAAGCTAGCAAACTGGTGTTATGGGCTACAGCTCCCCACTTAATTTCGGGAACTGGGACAAACTGTTGGGTGGGATTTCAGTGACATTTCAAGAGATGTGTAACTTGTGAAATCTTCAAATAAATGATAAAAGCTGAAACGCGTAACTTTGGGGAGCACACTTTCTGCATAAGGTGCATGCAACATCACTGCACGAGACAGCTTCCAAAAAACTGGTATCATATCAAACCTTTTTCTTGTCTTATTTTATTATGGGGCGAGAGAAGTAAACCTGATATTGTTTATTTGACCTCTTGAACatatttcattacaaatgaaagcttggtcaagcaattgactacaCAATTGATCAACAACCAGTATGAATCACTCCTTCCTCTCACATTCAGTGTTTAGACACAATGAAGGCACCCACGGAAATAATTCTCCTGAGCAAAAGTGTCGTTGAAGTTTACAAACCTTCAGCATTAaagaaattaatggaaatttttagttttgtttttctcattgtGCTCCAAAGAAAGATTTTGGAAATGGTAAATGCTGTTTCAAAACTGCTACAATCCAAAGACGCAGACCTATACAAAGCAGCAGGATTACTTCCCAAAGCCACTGATCTTGTAGCTACATTTCAAATTGAGTTCAAAGAAGCCAAACATTCAGCAAGTAAATGATCAGGACAATGGGGCAGATAAATCAAGTCTGAGGAAAGTGCTTGATTAAGGCAGAAAGGCAGGGGACCAGCTCATTTTGTGGCAGACAAGGGAGGAGAGCAACCAAGAGCTCCAGGAGAGATGAGCAGAGGGAAGGCAGAATTTCTCCCTGAACAACCACCCAAAAGAGTGAAATGGAGGGGCCGATGGCCTGTGAGGGGCAGGGCAAATGGCAGCCCCCATTGtcccctcagggcagggaataTGGATGGGCTGTTGGTGTgtgaggggcaggacaggggacaGAACCCTTGtgccctcagggcaggggatatGGCGGGGCTGACGGTGTGTGAGGGGCTGGGGAACGGGGCTGATGAGAAGTTGAAGGGAGCTGCTCATGGGGATTTGGAGGAAAGATCCAATGGGGGGGAGCCGTTGGAGCTGGgacagggaggaggtggaagaacCCAGGAGTAGGAGAGCTGGTGGCCAGAATGGAACCATGCAGAAAGGTGAAAACACAGACAAAGGAGGACGGGGGGCTGCAGGGTAGAACCGAGGGACTAGGAGGGCAAGATGAAGCCTTTGGGGCCTGGAGTGgggaaatgggtgacaggatgaGGAGGGGATCGGGGAGAGAGGATTACTGGGCTCGAGAAGAGGCTGCATAATCATGGTTGGAGCAGGGCTTGATGGAGTAGGGAGGAGAATAGATAGATGTAGAGATTGCTTTGGCTGTTCCTAGGAGGATGTATGTTGTGGCTGCAGAATATaccagggggctgtgggagatTCCCTGGAACTGTGGGGAGATCTGGCTGCTTTGTTTAAGTTgcacaataaaataaattgtttcaaaTCCAGGTAATGGAAAGACTACAAGTTCACTCGCCCACGTGCCGAACAGTACACACTTGGTGGTGTCGATCCACAACAGTACGGGTGGAATTTTGGCTCCTTAAAGCACAGGCATCTCCAGgtctgtcaatctggcaccttcATAAGAACTAACGtctctttgaggaaaaaaaaatcagggtcaAATTCTGACCGAAAGCAAGGCAGTGCCAGTCCCCTGACTCGTGCAGTTACACCATTTACCCCAGCTCTGAGATGGGCGATTGCTGAATATTGCAAAACATCTTGTGAATTGGGTTACCCCTAAATCCCGGAAGGTGCACCCCGTCGGTGCAGAAATACGTCAAATCATTCACCTTTTAAGTATTTTCCATTTGTGCTGGTCAAGCTCAAACGTGTAACAATGTGATCAACAGTGATTCCCAATTGATTATCTGATCCTCTAGAGCTTTTACCCACTGGGCTATAAACATTTCTACACTGCATGCCTGACAGAGAGAGGGAATGCTACTGCCCAGGCTGTTCAAGCTCTGCTTCCTCAGGAGTCAAGGATGAACACTCGCCAGCGTCTACTTTTGTGGCTTTGGTAAGTGCGCTGATCATACTGTAGTTATTTCACTTCTATGAACAGGCAGTCTCAACTGCTTGAAATGTTTAATCTGTAACCAATGAGACCTGCACATTTTTATGATCAGCATCATTATTCGTTATTGTATATAGGACCCAAACTCCTAGGAAGACAGGTCCCTCCCTTGTGGTGCTTgcaatcagggggcccagatggTGCAAACATTACCCATGTAGCGTGGAATTTTCCATGAGTGAAGAACACAAATCCCAGTGAAAGCCAGCTTGTGTTTTTAACTCCCTGTGGCACTTGCCCGGGCTGTGTATGGTAACAAGGAGCCTAGGCATGGCCATAGCACATCCCAGCTGTGGTCtatctgtcttatctatcccatAACCTGACTGACAGTCACTAGCACCAGACTCTTAACAGGAAAGGGGGCAATTAACCCTGGAGTGGCAAATACTGAATAATCTGACCATAGTTTCTAGCCAATGGGAGACTGTGCTGTAACCTCTGTAAGCGTGACTTGCTCTCCCTGCATTTCCTGCAGCTTCTGGAGGCATGGTGCTTGTTTGGCATATAACACCCTGGAGTGTCTGCTAGGATACCATCAGTGGGAAAATGGAGCTCTTTGTCTTTGCTCCaacaaaatttaatttcagtGAGGGTTTTGCTGGGTAAGGGCCTGTTTGGCCTATTGATGTCCCTTGGAGTCATGCATAGAACTGAGGAGAGAGGGTTTTCACAGTAATCTTTGCACATGGCAAATCTCCAGGTTGAGGAacgctggctctctgcacagggtggATCTCACTCCGTGTGAGCAAAGGAGGCATTGAGAATGAAGATAGTACATAGCTAACATTCACAGTCTTCAGaggctccttttcttttcatccccTCCCGCTCCAATAATAACATCATGTACAACAGCAAGGGCAGCCTTAATTTACAGCTAAAACACAGCAGAGTTGGATTTTGTTCCCTGTTCTACCACAGCCTCCTTGTGTGGCTTTGGACAAGTCATGGTCAATCATCACTAGTAGTTTGTATGAACGCTTCTCAGCCCATGGACCATTCACAATACACATAATTGTTCTCCTCTCACAggatttttaaataactaaacCATTTACTTTTTTATCACGGACCCAAGCTAAACAGTTGAGATCTGGATCCAGACTGAAGCCTTGTTCCAGAATGTATGAGTGTTCTGATCCAAAGTTTTGGTTCAGGTCCATTCTGATTTTCTTATGTTCCCTTTAATAATGAGTTCATACAAGTCTTCATATGCCAAGCTCCATCTAGGGGAGAGGGTGTGGTCTAGTCTAGTGAAGGGGCACTCAGCTGAGAgctgggagacctgagttctgtcACTGATCTCTTGAGTGACCTTGCATAAGTTGCATACCGTTTTGTGCTTTAGATTTCCCCTCAGTTAAATAAGGATCTGAATCCTCCTTCTTATGAGTGTCAacgggctttgaatcagacccacTGATACTTGTGCTcttttgtaaatcactttgagatttataaatgcaaagttctgTATGAGAACAGGATATTATTAGTAATGGAATTTTATAACTGATCAAAGTACTGACTCCAACCTGTCTGAagagtgggggcaggatgggacaTATTTTCTATCATGGTGtcacatttttaataatgttgCTTTTAATTGTAGGGGATGTGATTTAATAAACTGACCAGAACCTCCCCAGTACATCATGCCAACCTGCAATGAAACCAACATCAGTCCTGCAACATTCATCCTGGCAGGCATCCCAGGGCTGGAAGCTGATGGCCCCTGGATCTCCATCCCTTTCTGTTCCATGTACCTCATTGCAATTCTAGGAAACAGTCTGATTCTGTTTGTGATCAAGACACAGCAGAATCTCCATCAGCCCATGTACTTGTTCCTTTCTATGTTGTCTGTCACCGACCTTGGCTTATCTGTTTCCACCTTGCCAACAATGCTCAGCGTCTTCCTGTTTAATACCAGAGAAATTGGCATTGATGTCTGTCTGACCCAAATTTTCTTTATTCACACTTTCCTCCTCATGGAATCTTCTGTACTAGTAGCCATGGCATTTGACCGCTTTGTTGCAATACACCACCCGCTAAGATATGCTTCGACTTTAACCAGTGCAAGGATAGGAATCATAGGGCTGGCGATAATAATCAGGGGTAGTGGTTTGAATATTCCAGCTGTCATTCTTCTCAAGAGGTGGCCTTACAGCAAGATCCAACCTCTCTCTTATTCATATTgtttgcatgcagatgtgatgAAGATGGCCTGCGCAGACACTACACCCAGCAGCTTCTATGGTTTGTttattctcttttcttctctgGGATTAGACTCAGTGCTCATTGTCTTGTCTTACATCATGATCCTTCAGACTGTACTGAGTATCACGTCCTGGCAAGAGCGTGTCAAGGCTCTGAACACCTGTGTCTCCCACGTCTGTGTCACCCTGCTTTTCTACATCCCACTGATCAGTTTGTCTATGATTCAAAGGCTCAAGAAAAAGGCTTTTCCTCAGAGTCAAATTCTTCTGTCTTatctccacctcctcttccccccggTGCTCAATCCCATTGTATACAGCATAAAAACCAAAGAGATTCGTAAATGGATCAAGAAGATCTTTCAAAACTATTTCACTAACAGACTGCAATGGGGGCACTGAGTTGGTCTGTCTAATCTGTCTCTCTGGGAACAATATGGCCCGTGGTGTCCAAGTGCCTCTATCACTAAAAGTAATCCTTAAGGACATATTAGAAAAGTACTGAAATTGTAAACAGGGCTGTTCCTCATGGATAGCTAACAA
Proteins encoded in this window:
- the LOC119846509 gene encoding olfactory receptor 51G2-like, with translation MPTCNETNISPATFILAGIPGLEADGPWISIPFCSMYLIAILGNSLILFVIKTQQNLHQPMYLFLSMLSVTDLGLSVSTLPTMLSVFLFNTREIGIDVCLTQIFFIHTFLLMESSVLVAMAFDRFVAIHHPLRYASTLTSARIGIIGLAIIIRGSGLNIPAVILLKRWPYSKIQPLSYSYCLHADVMKMACADTTPSSFYGLFILFSSLGLDSVLIVLSYIMILQTVLSITSWQERVKALNTCVSHVCVTLLFYIPLISLSMIQRLKKKAFPQSQILLSYLHLLFPPVLNPIVYSIKTKEIRKWIKKIFQNYFTNRLQWGH